A genomic window from Microvirga sp. TS319 includes:
- the ggt gene encoding gamma-glutamyltransferase — MTNRAFSWQRVIGAGLLALAPLWGSGVQAQTEAPAPEASTGRITKQAGTSTRDMVAAANPLAAQAGREILAAGGSAVDAAVAVQLVLNLVEPQSSGIGGGAFLLYWDKTNLVTLDGRETAPAAAKPERFLGPDGKPMKFYDAVVGGRSVGVPGTLRLLETAHGRWGKLPWPQVIAPALRLAEDGFTISPRLNGLLGQEKYLQNDPIARAYFYQADGTPKPVGTVLKNPAFARTLRDIAEKGADVFYTGDIAADIVATVTRHTGNPGDMTLEDLRTYRVEERAPVCGPYRTYRICGMGPPSSGAVAVQQIMSVLETQDMAAMKPGPDAVHWLAEAGRLAFADRALYLGDPAFVSVPVRGLVDPDYLRSRAALVSPDRSMGRAKAGDPPFQKTQFRFAPSDGIEFGTSHISVVDREGNAVAMTTTIEDGFGARLMTRSGFLLNNELTDFNFAPNEDGKPVANRVEPGKRPRSSMAPTIVLDGNGKLYAVVGSPGGSQIISYVTKTLVAILDWKLDPQVAVDLPNVGSRNGPTEIEAGTEAETWKAALEAKGHEVKAIEMNSGIQAIVVAPTGLSGGADSRREGVAIGN, encoded by the coding sequence ATGACCAATCGTGCTTTTTCCTGGCAACGTGTTATCGGCGCGGGCCTTCTGGCCCTGGCGCCTCTTTGGGGATCTGGTGTGCAGGCCCAGACCGAGGCTCCTGCTCCCGAAGCCTCGACGGGACGCATCACGAAGCAGGCCGGCACGTCCACCCGCGATATGGTCGCGGCAGCCAATCCATTGGCCGCACAGGCCGGACGGGAGATCCTCGCGGCTGGAGGAAGCGCAGTCGACGCTGCGGTCGCCGTGCAGCTCGTTCTCAACCTCGTGGAGCCGCAGAGTTCGGGCATCGGCGGCGGCGCATTCCTGCTCTATTGGGACAAAACGAACCTCGTGACGCTGGACGGGCGAGAGACGGCGCCCGCTGCCGCGAAGCCGGAGCGGTTTCTAGGGCCCGACGGCAAGCCGATGAAGTTCTACGATGCCGTGGTCGGCGGCCGCTCCGTCGGCGTCCCCGGCACGCTTCGTCTGCTGGAAACGGCGCATGGGCGTTGGGGCAAGCTGCCCTGGCCCCAGGTCATCGCGCCGGCACTGCGCCTCGCAGAGGACGGTTTCACGATTTCGCCGCGGCTCAACGGGCTCCTCGGCCAGGAAAAGTATCTCCAGAACGACCCGATTGCCCGCGCCTATTTCTATCAGGCGGACGGTACGCCGAAGCCTGTCGGCACTGTCCTGAAGAACCCGGCTTTCGCCAGGACCCTTCGTGACATCGCCGAAAAAGGAGCGGATGTTTTCTACACGGGCGATATTGCGGCCGACATCGTTGCGACGGTCACGCGCCATACCGGCAATCCGGGTGACATGACCCTGGAGGATCTCAGGACCTACAGGGTCGAGGAGAGAGCGCCGGTCTGTGGCCCTTATCGCACTTACCGGATCTGCGGCATGGGTCCGCCGAGCTCCGGAGCCGTGGCGGTCCAGCAGATCATGAGCGTGCTCGAGACCCAGGACATGGCGGCGATGAAGCCCGGCCCCGACGCGGTGCATTGGCTGGCCGAGGCCGGGCGCCTCGCCTTCGCCGACCGGGCTCTTTATCTCGGCGATCCGGCCTTCGTGAGCGTCCCGGTCCGCGGCCTTGTCGATCCGGATTACCTCAGGAGCCGTGCCGCCCTGGTGAGCCCTGACCGCTCCATGGGCCGGGCGAAGGCCGGCGATCCGCCGTTTCAGAAGACGCAATTCCGCTTCGCTCCCTCCGACGGGATCGAGTTCGGTACGAGCCACATCTCGGTGGTCGACCGCGAAGGCAATGCCGTGGCGATGACCACCACCATCGAGGACGGGTTCGGCGCCCGCCTCATGACTAGGAGTGGCTTCCTCCTCAACAACGAGCTCACCGATTTCAATTTCGCGCCCAACGAGGACGGAAAGCCGGTGGCCAATCGGGTCGAGCCCGGCAAGCGTCCGCGCAGCTCCATGGCTCCGACGATCGTGCTGGACGGCAACGGCAAACTCTATGCCGTCGTGGGCTCGCCCGGAGGGAGCCAGATCATCAGCTACGTGACCAAGACCCTCGTCGCCATCCTGGACTGGAAGCTCGACCCGCAAGTGGCGGTCGATCTGCCGAATGTGGGCAGCCGCAACGGTCCCACGGAGATCGAAGCCGGCACCGAGGCGGAAACCTGGAAAGCGGCTCTCGAGGCCAAGGGGCACGAGGTCAAGGCGATCGAGATGAATTCCGGCATTCAGGCGATCGTGGTGGCCCCGACGGGTCTGTCCGGTGGCGCCGACAGCCGCCGC
- a CDS encoding FAD-binding oxidoreductase — MTTLSIATISGQTAFIPPEALLTLKEGLRGSALAKDEDGYDMARSIWNGMVDRSPGLIVRCHGAADVMRSVDFARERDLVVAVRGGGHNIAGNAVCEGGLMIDLSPMNSVRVDPAIRRAWVGPGATLGDVDRETQAFGLAVPTGINSTTGISGLTLGGGFGWLTRKYGLTIDNLVSADVVTADGRLLRASAEENPDLFWAIRGGGGNFGIATSFEFNLHPVGPEVLSGLVVHPFDQAGDMLRSYREAVTDAPEELTCWVVMRRAPPLPFLPAEWHGREVLIFAMCYAGDLSEGERVTQKLRSLGNPIADVVGPHRFVDWQAAFDPLLTTGARNYWKSHDFETLEDGALDLITQAVRALPGNECELFIAHVGGAMSQIAPDATAYPQRTAHFVMNVHTRWRENKDDTACIAWARNLFRATEPFATGSAYVNFMPEDEADRIEKVYGANYPRLAQIKGRYDPRNMFRMNQNIRPAQ; from the coding sequence ATGACGACGCTCTCGATTGCGACGATCAGCGGCCAGACGGCGTTCATCCCGCCGGAGGCATTGCTGACCCTGAAGGAAGGCTTGCGCGGCTCGGCCCTGGCCAAGGACGAGGACGGGTATGACATGGCGCGCAGCATCTGGAACGGCATGGTAGACCGTTCTCCGGGCCTGATCGTGCGCTGCCACGGGGCGGCCGACGTCATGCGCTCCGTCGATTTTGCGCGCGAGCGCGATCTCGTCGTCGCCGTGCGCGGCGGCGGGCACAACATCGCCGGCAACGCCGTGTGCGAAGGCGGCCTGATGATCGATCTCTCGCCGATGAACTCGGTTCGCGTCGATCCCGCGATCAGGCGGGCATGGGTCGGACCCGGCGCAACGCTGGGCGATGTCGACAGGGAGACGCAGGCCTTCGGGCTTGCCGTGCCGACGGGAATCAATTCGACGACCGGAATCTCGGGCCTGACCCTTGGCGGCGGTTTCGGCTGGCTGACCCGCAAGTACGGTCTGACCATCGACAACCTCGTCTCGGCCGATGTGGTCACCGCCGACGGCCGGCTTCTGCGGGCGAGCGCGGAGGAAAATCCGGACCTGTTTTGGGCGATCCGCGGCGGCGGCGGGAATTTCGGAATCGCCACCTCCTTCGAATTCAACCTGCACCCGGTCGGGCCTGAGGTCCTGTCCGGACTCGTGGTGCATCCTTTCGACCAAGCGGGTGACATGCTCAGGTCCTACCGCGAGGCCGTGACCGACGCCCCCGAGGAACTCACGTGCTGGGTGGTGATGCGCAGGGCGCCGCCGCTCCCGTTCCTGCCGGCGGAATGGCATGGGCGGGAGGTCCTGATCTTCGCCATGTGCTACGCTGGCGATCTTTCCGAAGGTGAGAGGGTTACGCAGAAACTCCGCTCGCTCGGCAATCCCATCGCCGACGTCGTGGGCCCGCACCGGTTCGTGGACTGGCAGGCGGCCTTCGATCCGCTTCTGACGACCGGCGCCCGCAACTACTGGAAAAGCCATGACTTCGAGACGCTCGAAGACGGAGCGCTCGATCTGATCACCCAGGCGGTTCGTGCCCTGCCGGGCAACGAATGCGAGTTGTTCATCGCTCACGTGGGCGGCGCGATGAGCCAGATCGCGCCCGATGCCACTGCCTACCCGCAGCGGACGGCTCATTTCGTCATGAACGTCCATACCCGCTGGCGCGAGAACAAGGACGACACTGCCTGCATTGCCTGGGCACGGAACCTGTTCCGGGCGACCGAGCCGTTCGCGACGGGGAGCGCCTATGTCAACTTCATGCCGGAGGACGAAGCCGATCGGATCGAGAAGGTCTATGGCGCGAACTATCCCCGCCTGGCTCAAATCAAGGGACGCTATGACCCCCGGAACATGTTTCGGATGAACCAGAACATCCGGCCAGCACAGTAA
- a CDS encoding selenium-binding protein SBP56-related protein, which produces MAESTAFADETCQSPYMAKITGEEEFVYVWTLGVEGVGDGSDKIVTVDVRKDSPSFGKVIDVDSIGGRGEAHHGGFTDDRRYLWMAGLDDSRIYIFDIASDPANPKLLKTIDDFTEKSGGAVGPHGAYALPGRVLISALSNKDGSGRTALVEYSNDGAYVATHWMPTAADAQGAEVETIADGYGYDARVLPRKNVMLTSSFTGRDNYMRPLGDLVKDQEAMKHFGQTMVLWDFHGRKPKKVFHVPGAPLEIRWAWGPYNNYAFTSTALTSKIWLVYEDRDGAWKASAVADIGTPSEMPVPVDISLSADDRTLFVDTFMDGMTRVFDVSDPHKPKQIYEKKIGSQVNMVSQSWDGTRLYYTSSLLANWDKTGQDNEQFLKAYSWDGQQLAPRFEIDFMAEKLGRPHIMQFGSRSLYPS; this is translated from the coding sequence ATGGCGGAGAGCACGGCTTTTGCCGATGAGACCTGTCAATCTCCGTATATGGCCAAGATTACGGGCGAGGAAGAGTTCGTCTATGTCTGGACCCTTGGCGTCGAGGGCGTCGGAGATGGCTCCGACAAGATCGTGACTGTCGATGTGCGCAAGGATTCTCCCAGTTTCGGCAAGGTCATCGACGTCGATTCCATTGGCGGCCGCGGCGAAGCTCATCACGGCGGCTTCACCGACGACCGGCGGTATTTATGGATGGCTGGCCTCGACGACAGCCGGATCTACATTTTCGACATTGCAAGCGATCCGGCAAATCCGAAGCTCCTGAAGACGATCGATGACTTCACTGAAAAGTCGGGCGGCGCCGTCGGGCCGCACGGGGCCTATGCGCTGCCGGGGCGCGTCCTGATCTCGGCCCTCTCGAACAAGGACGGCAGCGGCCGGACGGCGCTCGTCGAATATTCCAACGATGGCGCGTATGTCGCGACCCATTGGATGCCGACCGCCGCCGACGCCCAGGGAGCGGAAGTGGAGACGATCGCCGATGGTTATGGCTACGACGCCCGCGTTCTGCCGCGCAAGAACGTCATGCTCACCTCGTCGTTCACCGGCCGCGACAACTACATGCGTCCTCTCGGAGATCTCGTCAAAGACCAGGAGGCGATGAAGCACTTCGGCCAGACCATGGTGCTGTGGGACTTCCATGGCCGCAAGCCGAAGAAGGTCTTTCACGTCCCGGGAGCCCCGCTGGAAATTCGTTGGGCCTGGGGACCGTACAACAACTACGCCTTCACCTCGACGGCGCTCACCTCCAAGATCTGGCTCGTCTACGAAGACCGGGACGGCGCGTGGAAGGCGAGCGCGGTTGCCGATATCGGGACCCCCTCCGAGATGCCCGTTCCCGTGGACATCAGCCTGAGCGCCGACGACAGGACGCTCTTCGTCGACACTTTCATGGATGGCATGACCCGGGTCTTCGACGTGTCGGATCCCCATAAGCCGAAGCAGATCTATGAGAAGAAGATCGGCAGCCAGGTCAACATGGTGTCGCAGAGCTGGGACGGGACGCGGCTCTATTACACCAGCTCCCTGCTCGCGAACTGGGACAAGACGGGTCAGGACAACGAGCAATTCCTGAAAGCCTATAGCTGGGACGGCCAGCAGCTCGCCCCGCGTTTCGAGATCGACTTCATGGCCGAGAAGCTCGGCAGGCCGCACATCATGCAGTTCGGCTCGCGGAGCCTGTACCCGAGCTGA
- a CDS encoding SCO family protein, whose translation MIDTCAARMLVCFVLLAGAPGASAHDGHQESPGSQSAGSMVAGPSTDYAFPLAEPGTYRLPAIKPAAGGGVLDELGRGHDLAELMRGRISILAFIYTRCGDVCPTASLRLSQLQDLAAGNPGIARRLRLVSMSFDPEHDTPDVMADYAGHWRSVDPNAPEWLYVTTVDQKQLQPILAAYDQPVMPKTEPSSTGPLAHILRVFLIDPSGQVRNIYSLDFLDPELVLNDIRTLILDEEQHDRRMSPTR comes from the coding sequence ATGATCGACACCTGTGCCGCACGCATGCTCGTCTGCTTCGTGCTCCTGGCCGGAGCGCCCGGGGCGAGCGCCCATGACGGTCATCAGGAAAGCCCCGGAAGCCAAAGTGCCGGGAGTATGGTCGCCGGTCCGAGCACCGACTATGCCTTTCCTCTCGCGGAGCCTGGAACGTACCGGCTCCCGGCGATCAAGCCGGCGGCGGGGGGCGGCGTTCTCGACGAACTGGGACGGGGGCACGATCTGGCCGAGCTGATGCGGGGTCGAATCTCGATTCTGGCGTTCATCTATACCCGGTGTGGCGACGTCTGCCCGACGGCCTCGTTGCGCCTGTCTCAGCTGCAGGACCTCGCGGCCGGAAACCCCGGAATCGCTCGCAGGCTGCGGCTCGTCTCCATGAGCTTCGATCCTGAGCACGACACGCCCGATGTGATGGCCGACTATGCGGGTCACTGGCGCTCTGTCGACCCGAATGCGCCGGAATGGCTCTATGTGACCACGGTGGACCAAAAGCAGCTCCAGCCGATCCTCGCGGCCTACGACCAGCCCGTCATGCCGAAGACAGAGCCCAGCAGCACCGGTCCTCTTGCCCATATCCTGCGGGTCTTCCTGATCGATCCGTCGGGGCAGGTTCGCAACATCTACAGCCTGGACTTCCTCGATCCGGAGCTGGTGCTCAACGACATCAGGACTCTGATCCTCGACGAGGAGCAGCATGACCGACGCATGTCCCCAACGAGGTGA